The sequence TGGTTCATCCATAATGATAAACTCTGGATTATGCAATAAAGCGACCCCTATATTTAAGCGGCGTTTCATCCCTCCGGAGAAATTTTTCACCAAGTCCTTTCTTCGATCGACTAACCCAATTTGTTCTAATACTTCGTTTATTTTATTCTTTAAAACTTCGCCACTCATCCGATAGATTCGTCCGAAAAACTCTAGATTTTCTTCTGCAGAAAGATCCATATATAAGGCAATTTCCTGTGGAACTACCCCTAGTATTCGACGAATTTCCTCGGGTTTTTCTATAATACTTTCATTATTTAAACGAACATCTCCATTTGTCGGTTGAACTAAAGACGAGATCATCGAAATGGTCGTGGACTTTCCCGCCCCATTCGGACCAAGTAATCCGACAATTTCCCCCTGTTCTAAAAACATATTCACCCCCTTTACAGCATGAAAATGCTTAAACGTTTTGTCTAGCTCCACTACTTCTAACATGAGAATCTCCTCCCATTGTCCTTTTGGATCATCATCACAGGATGTGACCGATGTTTACTTTCATCATATAAACATTTTCCGATTTTCCACACTTACCCCCGTCACTCTTTCCTGTGAAAAGCATGACCTCCGTCACTTTTTGTGTTGAAATAAGATCCATACTATATTTTTCCACCTGTATGTGAGAAACTTATTGTCAGTATGGAAACAAC comes from Oikeobacillus pervagus and encodes:
- a CDS encoding ABC transporter ATP-binding protein; protein product: MLEVVELDKTFKHFHAVKGVNMFLEQGEIVGLLGPNGAGKSTTISMISSLVQPTNGDVRLNNESIIEKPEEIRRILGVVPQEIALYMDLSAEENLEFFGRIYRMSGEVLKNKINEVLEQIGLVDRRKDLVKNFSGGMKRRLNIGVALLHNPEFIIMDEPTVGIDPQSRNYILETVKRLNKENKMTVLYTSHYMEEVEFLCDRIYIMDKGSIIASGTKEEIKNILSSENRILIKVERMNEEFAEALRNESVISQVTVKEKAITIIVPKEVNIFRTVFNLAEQTHTSLTSVEVKTPTLEDVFLHLTGRALRD